Proteins encoded in a region of the Aminivibrio sp. genome:
- a CDS encoding sodium ion-translocating decarboxylase subunit beta, producing the protein VAQKESPGNFLLMHAMGPNVAGVIGTAVAAGVMLTLLS; encoded by the coding sequence GGTGGCGCAGAAGGAGAGCCCCGGGAACTTCCTGCTCATGCACGCCATGGGCCCCAACGTGGCGGGTGTTATCGGGACCGCCGTGGCCGCAGGCGTCATGCTCACTCTGCTGAGCTGA